Proteins from one Prosthecobacter sp. genomic window:
- a CDS encoding mannonate dehydratase, producing the protein MRLASVLTPLDDHHLKLAAQCGVEEITVRYPGTKLADLLHTKAQIERHGLKLGIIEGYLPIEKLKLGKDDGSDMASMKLLLQHMNEAEIPLLCYNFMAGTDWVRTKVDAKERGGALVTAFDLKEAEKAMSLSATANQIGSETITAEALWTNLERMLTELLPVAEKCGVTLVMHPDDPPLAEFAGKARIMNSVENFERLMRISASRHNAICFCQGTFAAMGVDIPATIRRLGPYIRYVHFRDVRGSAEIFAETFHDNGPTDMVAAMRAYRDIGFTGPMRPDHVPQLDGEEDGEPGYTMMGRLFAYGYMRGLMQAAQQ; encoded by the coding sequence ATGCGCCTCGCCTCTGTTCTCACGCCGCTCGATGACCATCATCTGAAACTCGCGGCACAGTGTGGAGTGGAGGAAATCACCGTGAGATATCCTGGGACGAAGCTGGCGGATTTGCTGCACACAAAGGCTCAAATCGAGCGCCACGGCCTGAAACTCGGCATCATCGAAGGCTATCTGCCCATCGAGAAACTCAAGCTCGGGAAAGACGATGGCAGCGACATGGCGTCGATGAAGTTGCTGCTTCAGCACATGAACGAGGCTGAAATCCCGCTGCTCTGCTACAACTTCATGGCCGGCACTGACTGGGTGCGCACCAAGGTCGATGCAAAAGAACGCGGCGGAGCCTTGGTGACAGCTTTTGACCTCAAAGAAGCGGAAAAGGCGATGTCTTTGAGCGCGACGGCGAATCAGATCGGCAGCGAAACGATCACCGCCGAAGCCTTGTGGACGAACCTGGAGCGCATGCTGACCGAGTTGCTGCCCGTGGCCGAGAAATGCGGTGTCACTCTCGTCATGCATCCCGATGACCCGCCACTGGCTGAGTTTGCAGGCAAGGCACGCATCATGAACAGCGTGGAGAACTTCGAGCGGCTCATGCGCATCTCAGCGAGCAGGCACAACGCGATCTGCTTCTGCCAGGGCACTTTTGCGGCAATGGGTGTCGATATTCCAGCCACCATCCGCCGACTTGGGCCTTACATCCGCTACGTTCACTTTCGCGACGTGCGCGGCAGCGCCGAGATCTTTGCGGAGACGTTTCATGACAATGGTCCCACCGACATGGTGGCTGCCATGCGTGCGTATCGTGACATCGGCTTCACCGGTCCCATGCGGCCCGATCATGTGCCGCAGCTCGATGGCGAGGAAGACGGTGAGCCCGGCTACACCATGATGGGACGGTTGTTTGCGTATGGCTATATGCGCGGGCTGATGCAGGCGGCACAACAATGA
- a CDS encoding neutral/alkaline non-lysosomal ceramidase N-terminal domain-containing protein — translation MSLRGILTAVLFTTSVIAAPPGATPLSPPTPPKSVAPQVPANWKVGVAVAKVTPQKMLFMAGYASRNKPAEGKVQDLFAKALALQDEQGNKLVFVTLDLIGVPQLLRHAVAERAEKEFKLPQANLVMNASHTHSGPSLRTTPLTEKDKDNPKAKDAWDYTQKLQDDIVGIIGKALADVQPARLTWNKARCGFAMNRRRDYTLPPDHPNANKAPNPNGPVDHEVPALRVEAPDGMLRATLFGYACHNTSLGFYNWCGDYAGFAQEYLQEHRPGFTALFLMGCGADQNPYPRRSDVVPGVTDLELSMQHGRSLSNAVEMALTVNPRSVAGPIRAAYEEIVLDYAKPGRESHPYPVQVIKIGNDLTFITLGSEVVVDYSLRFKREFAGEAGVWVAGYSNDYTGYVPSLRVLKEGGYEAAAGWAEDVEDRIATKVHELHKKLSK, via the coding sequence ATGTCACTCCGAGGAATTCTCACCGCCGTTCTGTTCACCACCAGCGTCATCGCCGCACCACCAGGAGCCACGCCGCTGTCGCCGCCAACACCGCCGAAGTCCGTCGCGCCGCAGGTTCCGGCGAACTGGAAGGTTGGCGTGGCCGTCGCCAAAGTGACGCCACAGAAGATGCTCTTCATGGCGGGCTACGCCTCGCGTAACAAGCCTGCGGAGGGTAAGGTGCAGGATCTTTTCGCCAAGGCGCTCGCTTTGCAGGATGAGCAGGGGAACAAGCTCGTGTTTGTAACGCTCGATCTCATCGGTGTGCCGCAACTGCTGCGTCACGCCGTGGCGGAGCGTGCAGAGAAAGAGTTCAAGCTGCCGCAGGCGAATCTGGTCATGAACGCCTCGCACACACATAGCGGACCGTCGTTGAGGACGACGCCGCTGACCGAGAAGGACAAGGACAACCCGAAGGCCAAAGACGCCTGGGACTACACGCAGAAGCTGCAAGACGACATCGTCGGCATCATCGGCAAAGCGCTCGCCGATGTGCAGCCCGCGCGGCTTACCTGGAACAAGGCACGCTGCGGCTTCGCCATGAACCGCCGGCGCGATTACACACTGCCGCCCGATCATCCCAACGCTAACAAAGCGCCAAATCCGAACGGTCCCGTGGATCACGAGGTTCCCGCGCTGCGTGTCGAAGCACCTGATGGCATGCTGCGGGCCACGTTGTTCGGCTACGCCTGCCACAACACCAGCCTCGGCTTCTACAACTGGTGTGGCGACTACGCCGGCTTCGCGCAGGAGTATCTTCAAGAGCATCGACCAGGCTTCACCGCGCTGTTCTTGATGGGTTGTGGTGCCGATCAGAATCCGTATCCGCGCCGCAGCGATGTTGTTCCCGGTGTCACCGACCTCGAATTGTCGATGCAGCATGGCCGCTCGCTCTCCAATGCCGTCGAAATGGCCCTCACGGTGAATCCACGGTCCGTCGCAGGCCCAATCCGTGCCGCATATGAGGAGATCGTCCTCGATTACGCCAAACCGGGCCGCGAATCGCATCCGTATCCCGTGCAAGTCATCAAGATCGGCAACGACCTCACCTTCATCACGCTCGGCAGTGAGGTGGTGGTCGATTACTCGCTGCGCTTCAAGCGCGAGTTCGCTGGCGAGGCCGGCGTGTGGGTCGCCGGATACTCGAACGACTACACCGGCTACGTCCCCAGTCTCCGCGTCCTCAAGGAAGGCGGCTACGAAGCTGCAGCGGGCTGGGCGGAAGATGTGGAAGACCGCATCGCCACCAAAGTTCACGAACTGCACAAGAAGCTCTCGAAATAG
- a CDS encoding UPF0175 family protein: MQVTLPTPIEAALTAEDVRLGLALGLYVSGKLGFGRASEVAGLSRLQFQQAMAGRRLAMDYSLDDLAEDVAAIHAKAA; encoded by the coding sequence ATGCAAGTCACCCTGCCAACTCCTATCGAAGCTGCCCTGACTGCCGAAGACGTCAGGCTTGGTCTCGCGCTTGGTCTGTACGTCAGCGGGAAACTCGGATTTGGCCGAGCTTCCGAGGTTGCCGGACTTTCACGCCTGCAGTTTCAGCAGGCGATGGCGGGAAGACGTCTGGCGATGGACTACTCGCTTGATGATCTGGCGGAAGATGTGGCTGCAATCCACGCAAAGGCGGCATGA
- a CDS encoding mandelate racemase/muconate lactonizing enzyme family protein: protein MSRITTIETAIPSGIMPNLLLVRIHTEDGFVGCGETYYTPHAIAALIHDWMAERLLGADALAIEAHWRFIYERCTPFGHPGAEMRALSAIDLALWDILGQACNQPVYRLLGGPVRDAIPVYNTSGGPSYGALAGTSDVPRHPGWPGYGDIGSKGPLQDNWASHFAAGDLAEELLAEGITAMKLWPFDRAAHRNGGLHISWTDVEEAMKPLREIRERVGMKMDIAIEGHAFFQLPAAERIAEALREIKPLWLEDVLRVDNAATLADFRRRSGLPIAASEMLLGRKEYLAVLQAQACDYCMVDPTWNGGISETRRVIDMAQTFNVPATIHDCTGPLTLFSGLHLAASSANVVFQETVRAHIRSFYDKLVDTLPVIANGKAQLPTGTGLGTKLKDELFREGVNGWRRSVVK, encoded by the coding sequence ATGTCACGCATCACCACCATCGAAACCGCCATTCCGTCCGGCATCATGCCGAACCTGCTGCTCGTCCGCATTCACACCGAGGATGGTTTTGTCGGCTGTGGTGAGACGTATTACACGCCTCATGCCATCGCGGCGTTGATTCATGACTGGATGGCAGAACGCCTGCTCGGCGCGGATGCGCTCGCCATCGAAGCGCACTGGCGCTTTATTTATGAGCGCTGCACGCCGTTTGGGCATCCAGGCGCGGAGATGCGGGCGTTGTCGGCCATTGATCTCGCGCTTTGGGATATTCTCGGCCAAGCCTGCAATCAGCCAGTGTATCGACTGCTCGGCGGGCCGGTGCGTGATGCGATTCCGGTCTATAACACGAGCGGCGGACCGAGCTACGGTGCGCTGGCGGGGACGAGCGATGTGCCACGTCATCCGGGCTGGCCGGGTTATGGCGACATCGGCAGCAAAGGCCCGCTACAGGACAACTGGGCATCTCATTTCGCCGCCGGTGATCTGGCGGAGGAACTGCTCGCCGAAGGCATCACGGCGATGAAGCTCTGGCCGTTTGATCGTGCGGCGCATCGTAATGGCGGCCTGCACATTTCGTGGACCGATGTCGAGGAGGCGATGAAGCCGCTGCGCGAGATTCGCGAGCGTGTGGGCATGAAAATGGACATCGCTATCGAAGGCCACGCCTTTTTCCAGCTTCCAGCGGCGGAGCGGATCGCGGAGGCACTGCGTGAGATCAAGCCGCTGTGGCTCGAAGACGTGCTGCGTGTCGATAACGCCGCCACGCTGGCCGATTTCCGCCGGAGAAGCGGGCTGCCCATCGCCGCGAGCGAGATGCTGCTTGGCCGGAAGGAGTACCTCGCCGTGCTGCAAGCACAGGCATGTGATTACTGCATGGTCGATCCCACCTGGAACGGCGGCATCAGCGAAACACGGCGCGTGATCGACATGGCGCAGACTTTCAACGTCCCCGCCACGATTCACGACTGCACCGGTCCGCTCACGCTGTTCAGTGGCCTGCATCTCGCCGCTTCATCGGCCAATGTCGTCTTCCAGGAGACGGTGCGGGCGCACATTCGCTCGTTCTATGACAAGCTGGTCGATACGCTGCCGGTGATCGCGAATGGCAAGGCGCAGTTGCCGACGGGAACAGGCTTGGGAACGAAGTTGAAGGATGAGTTGTTCCGCGAAGGGGTGAATGGGTGGAGACGGAGTGTGGTGAAATAG
- a CDS encoding DUF3368 domain-containing protein, with amino-acid sequence MIVVSDTTAISNLLTIGRTDLLITLFERVIIPPAVWTELLAFHPEVPDWLEVVTVSQGQRVRDYQRLVHAGEAEAIALALEVHPDWLLIDDSDGRRLAKQEGTPVIGLMGVLLLAKEQGLLPSVKPLIDALESLAGFYLSGAVRDEVLRLAGEGH; translated from the coding sequence ATGATCGTCGTTTCGGACACCACGGCGATCTCGAACCTGCTCACGATTGGGCGGACAGATTTGCTGATCACATTGTTTGAGCGCGTGATCATCCCACCGGCAGTATGGACGGAACTTCTGGCTTTTCATCCTGAGGTGCCTGACTGGTTGGAAGTAGTGACCGTTTCGCAAGGGCAACGCGTACGCGACTATCAGCGTCTTGTTCACGCAGGAGAAGCCGAAGCCATCGCCCTGGCACTCGAAGTTCATCCTGACTGGTTGCTGATTGATGACTCGGATGGACGCCGTCTCGCCAAGCAAGAAGGTACGCCGGTCATTGGCCTCATGGGCGTGCTGCTCCTCGCCAAAGAGCAAGGTCTGCTGCCAAGCGTGAAACCGTTGATCGATGCCCTCGAGTCTCTGGCAGGCTTTTATCTCTCAGGCGCTGTTCGAGACGAGGTGCTTCGTCTCGCCGGAGAAGGTCACTAA
- a CDS encoding S9 family peptidase, translated as MRLIPSLVLIVLLSPALAEEPPPPQIEDIYKTDAATDVITLSDGKTALYVRQRVDQASRTLKQSLWQVDDTGKAAAVEEGEPDASSPMLSPDGKWIVFLSTRAFADGTPAFQPVPPYSDPAADIWLMSVAGGKAIPLGGKAKPYGRVITDKFYGRVAFSPDGKKLLFVADEGRDLRTEAEKRNNVLIVRDDQGEGYEGYGPTQVWVADLKEAPDDAAAAKITKLTPGDFWYGDPQWSPDGSFIVCHANRNAEQESARYSINHNYDLWKITLADQSIEQLTTGPGPEFSPRIAPDGKRLVCLSSPRFKGPHIDVFNLLVVDLDSQAASSHVVFDHHGKGMDKPPYLAPTTPLPDNCWRDNQRVWFNAISGVKSRTQAVNLDAGPQAIEDTPPPPPPARSPLIPRSSPEIGKRLRAEDEIIHWKSFDGLEIEGVLTKPPASIAKPPFKLLVMPHGGPHHRATSGAGFDTQFFATRGYAVFQPNFRGSTGYGLKFLDADHNDFGGGDMKDILTGIDFLVKEGIADRDRQFVYGVSYGGYMTSWLVGQTTQFRAAVAQNAVTDLNVMWHLSDLQSWTEHDMSGMPWDVAERMRQHSPLTYANKVRTPTLILHATNDRRCPVAMGKMFHRALKENGVETQMVLYPDEGHPIKQLPHREDVLTRVLDWFEQHDKPK; from the coding sequence ATGCGCCTCATTCCAAGTCTTGTCCTGATTGTCCTCCTGAGTCCTGCTCTCGCCGAAGAACCGCCACCGCCGCAGATTGAAGACATCTACAAGACCGATGCCGCGACGGATGTGATCACGCTCAGCGATGGCAAAACCGCACTCTATGTCCGGCAGCGCGTCGATCAGGCCTCACGCACGTTGAAGCAGTCACTCTGGCAGGTGGATGACACAGGCAAAGCTGCCGCTGTCGAAGAGGGCGAACCGGATGCTTCCAGTCCCATGCTGTCGCCAGATGGCAAGTGGATCGTGTTTCTTTCCACGCGTGCGTTTGCCGATGGCACGCCCGCTTTCCAACCTGTGCCGCCGTATTCCGATCCCGCCGCCGACATCTGGCTGATGTCCGTTGCCGGTGGCAAGGCAATCCCGCTCGGCGGCAAAGCGAAGCCGTATGGCCGCGTGATCACCGACAAGTTCTATGGCCGCGTCGCATTCTCGCCGGATGGCAAGAAACTGCTGTTCGTCGCCGATGAAGGTCGCGATCTGCGCACCGAAGCCGAAAAAAGGAACAACGTCCTCATCGTGCGAGATGATCAGGGCGAGGGCTACGAAGGCTATGGTCCCACGCAGGTGTGGGTGGCCGATTTGAAGGAGGCGCCCGATGATGCTGCCGCCGCAAAGATCACGAAACTCACACCCGGCGACTTCTGGTATGGCGACCCGCAGTGGTCACCCGATGGCTCGTTCATCGTCTGCCATGCCAACCGCAACGCCGAGCAGGAGTCCGCGCGCTACAGCATCAATCACAACTACGACCTGTGGAAGATCACGCTTGCCGACCAGAGCATCGAGCAGCTCACGACAGGACCAGGCCCTGAGTTTTCACCGCGCATCGCGCCGGATGGCAAGCGGCTCGTGTGCCTGAGTTCGCCACGGTTCAAAGGTCCGCACATCGATGTCTTCAATCTGCTGGTCGTGGATCTTGATTCGCAGGCCGCATCATCGCATGTTGTTTTTGATCATCACGGTAAAGGCATGGACAAGCCGCCGTATCTCGCCCCAACGACTCCACTGCCCGACAACTGCTGGCGTGACAACCAGCGCGTGTGGTTCAATGCCATCAGCGGCGTGAAAAGCCGGACACAGGCAGTAAACCTAGACGCCGGCCCACAGGCCATCGAAGACACGCCGCCGCCACCACCGCCCGCACGCAGTCCGTTGATCCCGCGCAGCAGTCCAGAGATCGGCAAGCGCCTGCGCGCCGAGGATGAAATCATCCACTGGAAGAGCTTCGATGGCCTGGAGATCGAGGGCGTGCTCACCAAACCGCCTGCTTCCATCGCCAAGCCGCCGTTCAAGCTCCTCGTCATGCCGCATGGCGGCCCGCATCACCGCGCTACAAGCGGTGCCGGATTCGACACGCAGTTCTTCGCCACGCGCGGCTACGCCGTGTTCCAGCCGAACTTCCGCGGCTCCACCGGCTATGGTTTGAAGTTCCTTGATGCCGATCACAACGACTTCGGCGGCGGTGACATGAAGGACATCCTTACCGGCATCGATTTCCTCGTGAAGGAGGGCATCGCAGATCGCGACCGGCAGTTCGTCTATGGCGTGAGCTATGGCGGCTACATGACCTCCTGGCTTGTCGGTCAGACGACCCAGTTCCGCGCCGCCGTGGCCCAGAACGCCGTCACCGATCTCAACGTCATGTGGCACCTCAGCGATCTGCAAAGCTGGACCGAGCACGACATGAGCGGCATGCCGTGGGACGTTGCCGAACGCATGCGTCAGCACAGTCCGCTCACCTACGCCAACAAAGTTCGCACGCCCACGCTCATCCTTCACGCCACCAATGACCGCCGTTGCCCTGTGGCGATGGGGAAGATGTTCCATCGTGCCCTCAAAGAGAACGGCGTCGAAACCCAGATGGTCCTCTATCCCGACGAGGGCCACCCGATCAAACAACTGCCGCATCGTGAAGATGTGCTCACCCGTGTGCTCGACTGGTTTGAGCAACACGACAAGCCGAAGTGA
- a CDS encoding Gfo/Idh/MocA family oxidoreductase — protein sequence MNSSSSRRSFLKSGMAGIVAAGIAPQFVSSRLLAADAPSKKITLGCIGVGKHGLGVNLNSFLQEDDCRIIAVCDVFKSRRAHAREVVNKKYGNEDCAEFADFRALLARPDIDAVVISTPDHWHVTMALMALAAGKQVFCEKPTLTIAEGRTLADTVAKQKAVFATGLEDRAVIHYHKLAEVVRNGGIGKLERIKVGLPAKPIFPKEDPVPVPDDLNYELWLGPAPHRPYTPSLTNDQVWRQIRDFSGGSLTDWGAHLIDTAQVGNFAENSAPVAVSGKGVIPPNSINTVPRDYELKYTYANGVTMEVQASAASIRFEGSDGWVAINGWTGPLEASDMDLFRKTYDPVTNKIWPRPPREHRNFLDSIRNGTPPTYTAEGLHRLSTVMHIGAIAMELDKPLRWDPKTEAFDDAKANDLRQRTSREDWKRAG from the coding sequence ATGAATTCATCATCCTCGCGTCGCTCGTTCTTGAAGTCCGGCATGGCTGGTATTGTGGCTGCCGGGATCGCTCCACAATTCGTTTCGTCCCGTCTGCTCGCGGCGGATGCTCCATCGAAAAAGATCACCCTCGGCTGCATCGGTGTCGGCAAGCATGGCTTGGGAGTGAATCTCAACTCATTCCTTCAGGAGGATGACTGCCGGATCATCGCTGTCTGCGATGTGTTCAAGAGCCGGCGCGCACATGCGCGTGAGGTGGTGAACAAAAAGTATGGCAACGAGGACTGCGCCGAGTTCGCCGACTTCCGTGCGCTCCTCGCACGACCCGACATCGACGCGGTGGTCATCTCCACGCCGGATCACTGGCATGTGACGATGGCGTTGATGGCACTGGCCGCCGGGAAGCAGGTGTTTTGCGAGAAACCCACGCTCACCATCGCCGAGGGCCGCACACTTGCCGACACCGTCGCCAAACAAAAGGCTGTGTTCGCCACGGGCCTCGAAGATCGTGCGGTGATCCACTATCACAAGCTCGCGGAAGTCGTGCGCAATGGCGGAATCGGCAAACTCGAACGCATCAAGGTCGGCCTGCCGGCCAAGCCCATTTTCCCCAAGGAAGATCCGGTGCCTGTGCCGGATGATCTGAACTACGAACTGTGGCTCGGTCCGGCACCGCACCGGCCTTACACGCCGAGCCTCACCAACGACCAGGTGTGGCGGCAGATTCGCGATTTTTCAGGCGGCTCGCTCACCGACTGGGGTGCGCATCTCATCGACACCGCGCAGGTCGGCAACTTTGCGGAAAATTCCGCGCCGGTGGCGGTCAGCGGCAAAGGCGTCATTCCGCCGAACTCGATCAACACCGTGCCGCGTGATTACGAACTCAAGTACACCTACGCGAACGGCGTGACGATGGAGGTGCAGGCGAGCGCCGCCTCCATTCGCTTTGAAGGCAGTGATGGCTGGGTCGCCATCAACGGCTGGACCGGACCGCTTGAGGCCAGCGACATGGACCTCTTCCGCAAGACCTACGATCCTGTCACCAACAAGATCTGGCCGCGTCCGCCGCGCGAGCATCGCAACTTCCTCGATTCGATCAGGAATGGCACGCCGCCGACCTACACCGCCGAGGGGCTGCATCGTCTCAGCACCGTCATGCACATCGGCGCGATTGCGATGGAACTCGACAAGCCGCTGCGCTGGGATCCGAAGACCGAGGCCTTCGATGATGCCAAGGCCAATGATCTGCGTCAGCGCACGAGCCGGGAAGATTGGAAGCGTGCGGGTTGA
- a CDS encoding GDSL-type esterase/lipase family protein, which yields MKTLALLLALTLSAFSADLTLTLQSRSPAGKATLVKESWLPSRTAIIVCDMWDLHHCKNAVIREGEMAPRFNEVLEKARKDGVLIIHAPSSCMKPYEGTPARERTKSAPAAARLPDKIAEWCKQIPAEEMAVYPLDQTDGGEDDDPAEHAAWAKELEAKGLNPKAPWTKQIDTLRIDQDKDAISDSGVEIWNLLEARNIDNVILMGVHTNMCVAGRPFGLRQMAKNGKHVVLMRDMTDTMYNPARWPFVSHVRGTELFIQHVEKRICPTITSDQLIGGQSFAFSAATAGKKRLQIILLGDSTTEASIPKKLAPDEPQIEDTLRILLAANPDLPPCDVYNEGVSGEYIRRLLDTRYDKAVKTKPQADYIFIRYGLNDQARVKDFKTVFPKDFKELLSRLRKDHPNAMLIPMTAIPYALNNLHEDINALIKQVAAEEKLTLFDIAPRYTAELKKGPDMLNYRRYSLSKIPENLRAFATPYIQPGTDPTVVVLDNRLDGILGHLPGWAGDRHPNLAGYNVIADETAKWLAPVIRSAKK from the coding sequence ATGAAGACACTCGCACTCCTCCTCGCCCTCACGCTGTCTGCTTTCTCAGCAGACCTCACCCTCACGCTGCAATCCCGCTCGCCAGCGGGTAAAGCGACGCTCGTCAAAGAATCGTGGCTCCCGTCACGCACGGCCATCATCGTGTGTGACATGTGGGACCTGCATCACTGCAAGAATGCCGTGATACGCGAGGGCGAGATGGCGCCGCGTTTCAATGAAGTGCTCGAAAAGGCCCGCAAGGACGGCGTGCTCATCATCCACGCGCCGAGTTCCTGCATGAAGCCCTACGAAGGCACTCCCGCACGCGAGCGCACGAAGTCCGCACCTGCCGCCGCTCGCCTGCCCGACAAGATCGCCGAGTGGTGCAAACAAATCCCCGCCGAGGAAATGGCCGTGTATCCGCTCGATCAAACCGACGGCGGTGAAGACGACGATCCCGCCGAGCATGCTGCCTGGGCCAAGGAACTTGAAGCCAAGGGCCTCAATCCGAAAGCACCGTGGACGAAGCAGATCGACACGCTGCGCATCGATCAAGACAAGGACGCCATCAGCGACAGCGGCGTGGAGATTTGGAACCTGCTTGAGGCACGCAACATCGACAACGTCATCCTCATGGGCGTCCACACCAACATGTGCGTCGCCGGCCGACCGTTTGGGCTGCGGCAGATGGCGAAGAACGGCAAGCACGTTGTCCTCATGCGCGACATGACCGACACGATGTACAATCCCGCGCGCTGGCCCTTCGTCAGTCATGTGCGCGGCACGGAGCTGTTCATCCAGCATGTCGAGAAGCGCATCTGCCCCACCATCACCTCAGACCAGCTCATCGGCGGCCAGTCTTTTGCTTTCAGCGCGGCCACCGCAGGAAAAAAGCGCCTGCAAATCATCCTGCTCGGCGACAGCACCACGGAGGCCAGCATTCCAAAGAAACTCGCGCCGGATGAACCTCAGATCGAGGACACGCTCCGCATTCTGCTCGCCGCCAATCCCGATCTGCCGCCCTGCGATGTGTACAACGAAGGTGTCAGCGGCGAATACATCCGCCGTCTGCTCGACACACGCTATGACAAAGCCGTGAAGACCAAGCCGCAGGCCGATTACATCTTCATCCGCTACGGCCTGAACGATCAGGCGCGTGTCAAAGACTTCAAAACCGTCTTCCCCAAAGATTTCAAAGAACTGCTTTCCCGCCTGCGCAAAGACCACCCGAACGCGATGCTCATCCCGATGACTGCCATCCCTTATGCGCTCAACAACCTGCATGAGGACATCAACGCGCTCATCAAACAGGTTGCCGCTGAGGAAAAACTCACGCTCTTCGACATCGCTCCACGCTACACGGCCGAACTGAAGAAAGGCCCCGACATGCTCAACTATCGCCGCTACTCTCTCTCCAAGATTCCCGAGAACCTCCGCGCCTTCGCCACGCCTTACATTCAGCCTGGCACCGACCCAACGGTCGTCGTCCTCGACAACCGCCTCGACGGCATTTTAGGTCACCTTCCCGGTTGGGCCGGTGACCGCCACCCGAACCTCGCTGGATACAACGTCATCGCCGATGAGACCGCGAAGTGGCTCGCGCCGGTCATCCGCTCTGCGAAGAAATGA
- a CDS encoding Nramp family divalent metal transporter → MKPETPPNPPHGCLPPWKVEELPAPLPFSLRNALRTIGPGAILLVGAIGMGEWIAGPLFVVQHGRSVLWIATLAFVLQSLLNLEAVRYTLYTGEPVLTGFMRMRPGSRVWGVFYALAGFAQLGMPAAAAGCAGVAFAMLQGRAPTDGDASMVTWITVAIVLISAVVLASGKKVERLLERLSWMMILFIFSFLLWVNFTFVPLKDWISTSAGFLSFGSIPENVDFVMLAVFAALAGSGGIGNLAIANWFRDKGFGMGSKTGNMGGVWSTEQTLAPVGSVFPINAENLKRWRDWWRYAIIDQSGLWMLGCIVGMFLMVNLASSLFQAGMQVSGVAAGVFQAAEMRKLWDGFWFLALMNGFWILFSTTLTNVDVLARVVADMAWAGGAVPKKMPVGRLYGLLLLGFTVIACFGAFLGDAKLLLMILGATAAPITAFSALQILRLNTTLLPRELRPPLWRKIALVLTALFYGAISFAMFHQIFSH, encoded by the coding sequence ATGAAACCTGAAACTCCTCCCAACCCTCCCCACGGCTGCCTCCCGCCCTGGAAGGTGGAGGAACTGCCAGCGCCGCTGCCGTTCAGCTTACGCAATGCACTGCGCACCATCGGGCCGGGGGCAATTTTGCTCGTGGGGGCGATTGGGATGGGGGAGTGGATCGCGGGGCCGTTGTTTGTGGTGCAGCATGGGCGCAGTGTGCTGTGGATCGCGACGCTGGCGTTTGTGCTGCAATCGCTCTTAAACCTCGAAGCGGTGCGCTACACACTCTACACGGGCGAACCGGTGCTCACGGGTTTCATGCGGATGAGGCCGGGATCGCGGGTGTGGGGCGTGTTTTATGCGCTGGCAGGTTTTGCACAGCTCGGCATGCCTGCGGCGGCAGCGGGATGCGCGGGTGTGGCGTTTGCGATGCTGCAAGGCCGTGCGCCGACGGATGGTGATGCGTCGATGGTGACATGGATCACGGTGGCAATCGTGTTGATCTCGGCGGTGGTGCTGGCGTCAGGAAAAAAAGTCGAGCGGCTGCTGGAACGGCTGTCGTGGATGATGATCCTTTTCATCTTCAGCTTTCTGCTGTGGGTGAATTTCACCTTTGTGCCGCTGAAGGACTGGATCAGCACGTCAGCGGGCTTTTTGTCCTTCGGCTCGATTCCTGAGAACGTCGATTTTGTGATGCTGGCGGTGTTTGCGGCCCTCGCAGGCAGCGGCGGCATCGGCAATCTCGCCATCGCGAACTGGTTTCGCGACAAGGGTTTCGGAATGGGTTCAAAAACCGGCAACATGGGCGGCGTGTGGAGCACGGAGCAGACGCTGGCTCCCGTGGGCAGCGTGTTTCCGATCAATGCGGAAAACTTGAAGCGCTGGCGCGACTGGTGGCGTTACGCGATCATTGATCAATCCGGCTTGTGGATGCTTGGCTGCATCGTGGGCATGTTTTTGATGGTGAATCTGGCCTCGTCGCTGTTTCAGGCGGGCATGCAGGTCTCCGGTGTCGCCGCAGGCGTTTTCCAAGCGGCGGAGATGCGCAAGCTATGGGATGGCTTTTGGTTTCTCGCGCTGATGAACGGCTTCTGGATTTTGTTTTCGACAACGCTGACGAATGTGGATGTGCTCGCCCGTGTGGTGGCCGACATGGCCTGGGCGGGTGGTGCGGTGCCGAAGAAAATGCCCGTGGGCCGGCTCTACGGCCTGCTGCTGCTCGGATTCACCGTCATCGCCTGCTTCGGCGCGTTCCTGGGCGATGCGAAACTGCTGCTCATGATTCTCGGCGCCACCGCCGCGCCGATCACGGCCTTCTCCGCGCTGCAAATCCTGCGGCTGAACACCACGCTGCTGCCGCGTGAGCTTCGTCCGCCGCTGTGGCGCAAGATTGCGCTCGTTTTGACCGCCTTGTTTTACGGAGCAATTTCGTTCGCCATGTTCCACCAGATTTTCTCCCATTGA